In one Falsibacillus albus genomic region, the following are encoded:
- a CDS encoding alpha/beta fold hydrolase: MWNSKTVKVNETDYYVRESKSADEDGVILFIHGLGWSGEVWSSVSRNLEGYHLIAPDLAGHGESGAAASYHYDYLAEQLLGLLQELQVEKAMLVGSSWGAGLALKFSNMYPHAVERLILLDDGYYPFKETPGLEWEMIEGGSFPEEALSSLDAYYEFMKSDNPDFWNEDIERAVREQVAVGADGRVAMKSKDETQLNCLKASWEFDPMAPENKITVPATLIVAFNDNEPEDLKQFKREKGTSFCEKYQAEKIEMEDTDHLIMLDKPKELSRYILEKQLTGK; this comes from the coding sequence CATCCTATTTATCCACGGATTGGGCTGGAGCGGAGAGGTTTGGAGTTCCGTTTCACGGAATTTGGAAGGGTATCATTTGATTGCTCCTGATTTGGCAGGCCACGGGGAATCAGGAGCTGCCGCATCCTATCACTATGATTATCTCGCTGAACAATTGCTTGGCCTTCTACAAGAACTTCAGGTTGAGAAGGCAATGTTAGTCGGCAGTTCGTGGGGAGCTGGCCTCGCCCTTAAGTTTTCCAACATGTACCCTCATGCCGTTGAGAGATTGATATTATTGGATGATGGCTATTATCCTTTTAAGGAAACGCCAGGTTTGGAATGGGAGATGATTGAGGGTGGTTCATTCCCGGAAGAGGCACTCAGCAGTTTGGATGCATACTATGAATTTATGAAATCAGACAATCCTGATTTCTGGAATGAAGATATCGAGCGTGCTGTCCGTGAACAAGTTGCAGTCGGTGCAGATGGAAGGGTGGCAATGAAATCGAAAGATGAAACGCAGCTCAATTGTCTGAAGGCATCATGGGAATTTGACCCGATGGCACCTGAAAACAAAATCACTGTTCCAGCGACATTGATCGTTGCTTTCAATGACAATGAGCCTGAGGACTTGAAACAATTCAAGAGAGAGAAAGGAACGTCTTTCTGTGAAAAGTATCAGGCTGAAAAAATTGAAATGGAGGACACCGATCATTTGATCATGTTGGATAAACCAAAAGAATTGTCACGATATATCTTAGAAAAACAACTGACAGGAAAGTAA
- a CDS encoding MarR family winged helix-turn-helix transcriptional regulator yields the protein MSENNHIPFIEHELAIFVRRAEATRIANLKYQDIERSTYLLLLHLEENGPMGIKSLADAFQLDLSTLSRQTSSLEAKGYVKRTANPQDARVNLLSITDIGQGQLSEVRELRQEFYSRLLMDWNDEDQEKFGELLQKFNQTVVKYKKSQ from the coding sequence ATGAGCGAAAATAATCATATTCCCTTCATTGAGCATGAACTTGCCATTTTTGTGAGAAGGGCCGAAGCCACAAGGATCGCTAATTTGAAGTATCAGGACATTGAGAGATCAACCTACCTGCTGCTCCTTCACTTAGAGGAAAATGGTCCGATGGGAATCAAGTCATTGGCCGATGCATTTCAATTGGACTTATCGACCTTAAGCAGACAGACCTCTTCATTGGAGGCAAAAGGGTATGTGAAACGAACCGCAAATCCACAGGATGCAAGGGTTAACTTACTTTCCATCACAGACATTGGCCAAGGACAATTGAGCGAAGTGCGTGAACTTAGGCAAGAATTTTATTCCCGATTGCTGATGGACTGGAATGATGAGGACCAGGAAAAGTTTGGCGAGCTGCTGCAAAAGTTCAATCAAACAGTCGTAAAATATAAAAAATCACAATAG
- a CDS encoding ABC transporter ATP-binding protein: protein MNLVLNGIDLTVNKGQIIGYIGPNGAGKSTTVKIMLGLEEDYQGEIKIFGDNIAKGNVDYKRRIGYVPEIAELYDNLTAQEYLTFIGEMYGLDRAEADEKALRLMRVFGLDENYYSRISSFSKGMKQKVLIISSLLHNPDLLFLDEPIGGLDANSVMVFKEILAQLAAQGKTIFYSSHIMEVVEKISSRIILLNEGRVIADGSFEELKSKNKEGTLEEIFNQLTGFDEHKQLAEEFVAIVQGG, encoded by the coding sequence ATGAATCTTGTGCTTAATGGTATTGATTTAACTGTCAACAAGGGACAGATTATTGGATATATCGGACCGAATGGCGCTGGCAAAAGTACAACTGTGAAAATCATGCTTGGGCTGGAAGAGGATTATCAGGGAGAAATCAAAATCTTTGGCGATAATATTGCCAAAGGTAATGTCGATTATAAGCGCAGGATTGGATATGTGCCAGAGATTGCAGAGCTTTATGACAATCTGACCGCACAGGAATATTTGACCTTTATTGGAGAAATGTACGGACTCGACAGAGCGGAGGCAGATGAGAAGGCGCTCAGGTTGATGAGAGTATTTGGACTTGATGAAAACTATTATTCACGCATTTCTTCTTTCTCAAAGGGGATGAAGCAAAAAGTCTTAATCATTTCAAGTCTTCTGCATAATCCTGATTTGCTATTCCTGGATGAACCGATAGGCGGCCTGGATGCAAACAGTGTGATGGTGTTCAAAGAAATATTGGCCCAGCTGGCTGCACAGGGAAAGACCATCTTTTACTCCTCGCATATTATGGAGGTCGTGGAGAAAATCAGCAGCAGGATCATTCTATTGAATGAAGGCAGAGTGATTGCCGATGGGAGCTTTGAAGAGCTTAAGTCCAAGAATAAAGAGGGAACGTTGGAGGAAATCTTCAATCAGCTGACCGGCTTTGATGAACATAAGCAACTTGCTGAAGAATTTGTAGCCATCGTTCAAGGAGGATAG